One Bosea sp. 124 genomic window, AACCGCCTCACCACCTTCGAGACGGCGATCGCCCAGGCACAGGCCGCCAATGTCGGCGACAAGGCGATCCATCGCGATCCGGCGCCCGACCGTGACGTCCATATCGGCGGCGCCACGCTGACCCTGCCGAATGGCGCACCGATCGTGCGGGTGGACGATCTCGATCTCGGCCAGGCACGGCGGACGCTGGTGGTCGGCCCGTCGGGCTCGGGCAAATCGACGCTGTTTCGCGCCATCGCCGGCATCTGGCCGTTCGGCGAGGGCAAGGTCGGCATTCCGGCCAATGCCGAGATCATGCTGCTGCCGCAGCGGCCCTATCTGCCGCAGGGCACGCTGCGGGCGGCGCTCGCCTATCCCTCGCAGGACGATGCCTATGGCGACGACGCGTTCCGGGACGCGATGGACAAGGTCAGGCTCTCGCATCTGAAGGACCGGCTCGACGAGGTCGATCTCTGGGGCCAGCGCCTGTCGGGCGGCGAGCAGCAGCGGCTGGCGGTGGCCCGCGCCCTGCTCGCGCGGCCCGACTGGTTGTTCCTGGACGAGGCGACCGCCTCGCTCGACGAGAAGCTGGAAGGCGAACTCTACGCCGCCATCGACAAGTCGCTGCCGGAGACGCGGGTCGTCTCGATCGGCCATCGCGGCACGCTGCGCGAGATGCATGATGTGGTGGTGACGATGGAGCCGAACGAGGACGGCACCTTCACCCCGCGCATGCCCGTGAAGGTTCCGGCGGAGGCTTGAGCGAGAGGAAGCAAGCTCGGGCCCGGAAACACGCCGTCATCCCGGACAGGCCGCGAAGCGGCGCAGCTCCGGGATCCATCATAAGGCTCCGGACCACTCCGATGGATCCCGGGTCAGGCCCGGGATGATGCTTGAGGATCGGTAGAACAGTCCTGCCTCGGTAGAGCAGTCCTGCTAAAGCGCCCGGTCGAAGCGCAGTTCGCCGGCGCCTCCCTTGAGCACAAGCTTGCCGTCGACGAGGTCCCAGTTGCGGGCGGCGCGCAGCGCCGTCAGGAAGCTGCGCTCGAAATCCGAGAGGCCCTTGTCGCAACTGCGCTTGGTCAGCGCGAGCGGGCCCACCGCGAAACCCTGCTGGCGCAGCGGGTAGGCGGAAGCCGAGAAGGTGTTACAGCCGCCGAAGCCGGTGCCGCGCAAATTGGCGTCGACCTGCAATGTGGCGCGCCGGTCGGCGATCGGCTTGCCGTTCATCGAGACCGCGCTCCAGGCGGCCCCGAGCGGGAAGTTCTTCTCCTGCTGCTGGGCTGGCGCCGCCTGCGGCGTGCCCAGGTCCTGGCGCGACGGCATCTGCTGGCGGCGCTGCGCGAGCGCATCTGTCGGCATCAGCAAGGGGGCGGCCATCACGGCAAGAGCGGCGGCGTAGCCAAGGCGTCGAATCATTGTCGTCTTACCCGGTCGTCTAACCTGAATTCACTGGCAGGACCCTAGCGCATCGGCCAGCCCCTGTGAAAGCGCGTAGCGACGTATCGCCCCGCGATCAACCGCGAAGCTGATCGGCCAGCGTTTTCACCCAGCGCTCACCGGATGACGACGCGCGATTTTTTTCGTCCGCGCATGCATCCGGAACACGATCGGATTCGTAAACAGCAAATGCGTCGGAAACGCGAGGTCCGGCATCACGAGGTCCAGAAGCCGGCCCCACCCCCCGGGGTCGTCTGCGACCGGCGAGGCCGCTTGCCCCCCAGCAGCGGCCTCGCTTGGCCGGCGCCGGAGTCGAGGCCCTGGAGACACGGGGCCCGGGAGACGGACCTGTCGTCAGATCCGGGCCTGGAGCCGTTCGATCAGCGGATTGGCCTTGCGGAAGACATAGGCCGGCGCGCTGACGGTGACGTCGTCCGCGCCCGCCCTCGCCAGATGCTCGACCAGCGCAAACACCGCCTTTTCGGGGCAGTGGATCGTCACGATCCCGCCCGTCATGCTCGCGCCAAAGGGCAGGCGTGCGCCGAAGAGGCCGGCGAGATCACCCAGCATGTCCGAGGTGGCATCGATCCTGGCCCTGATCTCACGGACCGAACGCGCCTCCTCCTCGGCCGCGATGCGCGACAGGATGGCGTTGGCCGCAGCCTTCGCCCGCTCGCCCCAGGGCGCACGGACGGAGGCGACGAGATTGGCTTCCGACGCCAGCATCACGCCGTCGTCGAGGATCTTGAGGGCATTTGCCGAGAGGGTGGCGCCCGTCGTCGTGATGTCGACGACGATTTCGGCCGTGCCGGCGGCCGGCGCGCCCTCGGTCGCGCCGAGGCTCTCGACGATGCGGTAATCGGCGAGGCCATGGCTGGCGAAGTAGCGGCGGGTCAGGTTGACGTATTTGGTGGCGACGCGGAGCTTGCGGCCCTGGCGGATGCGCATCGTCGAAGCGACATCGTCGAGATCGGCCATGGTCCGCACATCGATCCAGGCCTGCGGCACGGCGACGACGACATTGGCGTGGCCGAAGCCGAGCGGCGTCAGCATCTCGACGGCGGCGTCGGCATCGGCGACCTGCTCGCGGACCAGATCCTCGCCGGTGATGCCGAGATGGGCGGCACCCGAGGCGAGTTGCGCGACGATCTCGGAGGCAGAGAGGAAGGCGACCTCTGCACCCTCGACACCGGCGATGGTGCCGCGATAGTCGCGCTCACCGCGCGACTTGACGAATTTCAGGCCGGCGCGGCCGAAAAAGGCCGTGGCATTCTCCTGCAACCGGCCCTTGGAGGGCACAGCCAGGACGAGCGGGGCATCACCGGCGAGCGGGGCTTCCGTCATGCTGCGTCTCCCGCCAGGCGTTCGAGCCAGATCGAAGCGCCGACCGCCGGGATCGGCGCAGCGGCGCCGAGGCGGCCGAGGACCTGATCGTAGCGCCCGCCGCCGGCGACCGGCTTGCCGTCGCCGCGGGCCTCGTCGTGAAGCTCGAAGATGAAGCCGGTGTAGTAATCGAGATTGCGCGCGAAGGCCGCCTGGAAGGCGATTGCCGCGACATCCACGCCGCGCACAGCGAGGAAGCCAGTGCGCTCATCGAAGGCGTCGAGCTGTCGGCCGAGATCGAGCGAGGCCTGGTCGGCCAGCGCGCGCAGGGCGGCAGAGGCGGTGTCGGGATCGCCCCTGATCGCCAGAACCTGCGCCAGCAGCGCCTTCACATCGGCATTGACCGGGTTCTCGCGCTCGGCCGCCCGCGCCAGGAAGCGCTCGGCGATGTCGCCCGCGCTGCGGCCGCCCACCGTGGAAATGCCGGCGATGGACAGCACGTCCTCGACGAAGGCCTTGGCCGCCTTGGGATCCTGCCCCTCCAGCGCCTTGAGCAGGCCGGCATGTGCGGCATCGCCATCGGCCGCGGGCGGATCGAGCGCATCGACGGCCCGCGTGCCGCTGCCCTGCACGACGGCGCGCATCAGCCGGCGGCGCGCGCCGGCCGGGACCGAAAGCCCGTCGAGCAAGGCGCCGAGCAGCGCGACGTCGCCCATCAGGATTTTCGGGCTGGCGAGGCCGAGCGCAGCCGTCGCCTCGACCGTCAGCGCCATGATCTCGGCATCGGTCGCGGCAAAATCGTCACGGCCGAAGGATTCCAGCCCGGCCTGCGCGAATTCACCCGGCTCGCCGGCACGCATCCGGAAGACCGGACCGGCATAGGCATAGGCAGCCGGTTCGGTCAGGCCGGAGGCGATATGATCCAGCGCGACGGGGATGGTGTATTCCGGCCGCAGGCACCAGTCGCGGCCATCGGCGTCCTGCGTCATGAAGATGCGGCGGCGGATGTCCTCGCCAGAAAGATCGAGGAAGACATCGGCCGGTTGCAGGATCGCGGGCTCGGCGCGGGCATAGCCCTCGCGCGCGAACAGCGCGATCACGGTCTCGATGCTGGCGCGGATGGCGGGCACGGCGGGTCAATCCTGTTGCGGCGCTGTCCTAGCAGCGACGGCTGCAATTTTCGACTGATTTGAGGGAATTGGGTGAACGGGAATCACATACGTCATGCTCGGGCTTGACCCGAGCATCTCAGGACAACAGAGGCTCCCTCACCTCGGCTTGCCTGAGATCCTCGACCCTTTCGTTACGCTTCGACCGAAGATCACGTCGGGCAAATGTCCTCGAACAGATCGCGCCATTGAGGATTGGCTTTCTCGACCAACTCGATTTTCCATTCCCGATACCAACGCTTCAAACTCGTCTCGCGCTGAATGGCCAGATCAATGTGATCGAACAGCTCGAACCAGACGAGCTTTTCAAGGTTGTAGCGGGCCGTGAAGGAGCGGCTGGCGAGTTGCTTGTGCTCCGAGACGCGCCGAACGGGATCTGCCGTTACTCCGAGGTAAAGCGTGCCTCGCGGCTTGTTCGTCATGATGTAGACGTAGGATGGTTCGAGGTTCACGTCATTCTCGGGCGGAGCGCAGCGCGGGCCCCAAAATCTTCGGCAAGAGATGCTCGGGTCAAGCCCGAGCATGACGCCTTTCATCCGTGTCGCGCGAGCACCCGCTTCACGCCGTCGACCAGTTCCGCCAGCGGCACCGCGAACTGCGCCTCCGCCTGCTTGGCCTTGTGCTCGGCGGAATCCTTGACGTCGCGGCTGGCGGCGGCGAGTTCGGCCCCCAGGATGAGGTCCTTGATGATGACGGTTCCGGCCTCGCGCTCAGAAGAACCCTGAATGACGGCGCAGATCGCGCCGCGCCGGTCAGCGTACTTCATCTGGGCGTTGAAGCCGGACGATCCGAGATAGAGATCGGCACGGACCAGCGGCTTGCCGTTGCCATCGACGGCCTTGCGAAGCTGCGACACCATCGCCTGATAACCCGGCATGAACTCCGGCGACTTGTTGTCCATTGCGGTCACGACGACGAGCGGGAGTTCGCTCTTCGCGTCGACGAGCGGCGACTTGGCCGCCTTCAGCGCCGAATAGAGCCGCGAGACGCCGATCGAGAAGCCGGTCGCCGGCACGGGCTCGGGCCGGAAGCGGCCGACGAGCCCATCATAACGCCCGCCACCCGCGACCGAGCCGAAGCGCACGACCTGGCCATCGTCGTTCGTGACCGGGAAGGTCAGTTCGACCTCGTAGACCGGGCCGGTGTAGTATTCGAGGCCGCGCACGACGGAAGGATCGATGCGGATGCGATCGGGACCATAGCCCGCCGCGACGACCAAAGCATGAATTTGACCGAGATCGGCGAACCCCTCTCGCATTGACGCGTTCTGGTCAAAATTCTTGTTCCAGTCTTTGATTGTGTCGAATTCTGGCTCGCTGCCCGCAAAGTATCCTGTTTCATTCTGAACTACTGCCAGAACGTAGGTGCTTTGCTCATCGTTCAGCCCCGCGCCCTTCGTGAAATCCCCGCTCTCATCCTTGCGGCCCTCGCCGAGCAGCAGCCGCACGCCCTCCGGCCCGAACTTGTCGAGCTTGTCGATGGCGCGCAGCACCGTCAGCCGGCGGCCGGCATTCTCCTCGCCGCCGAGGCCAATCGCCTCCATCACGCCGTCGAGCACCTTGCGGTTGTTGACCTTGACGACATAGTCGCCGCGCTTGATGCCGAGCGCCTCCATCGTGTCGGCAGCAAGCATGCAGATCTCGGCATCGGCCGCGACAGAACCCGCCCCGACGATATCGGCATCGAACTGCATGAACTGGCGGAAGCGGCCGGGACCCGGCTTCTCGTTGCGGAAGACGTAGCCGGCACGATAGCTGCGATAGGGCTTCGGCAGGGCGTCGAAGTTCTCGGCGACATAGCGGGCGAGCGGCGCGGTCAGGTCGTAGCGCAGCGAGAGCCACTGCTCGTCATCGTCCTGGAAGGAAAAGACGCCCTCGTTCGGGCGGTCCTGATCGGGCAGGAACTTGCCGAGCGCGTCGGTGTATTCGACGAAGGGCGTCTCGACCGGATCGAAGCCGTAGCGCGAGAAGCTCTCGCGGATGACGGCGAGCATGCGCTCGGTGGCGGCGACATCGGCCGGGCCGCGATCGACAAAACCGCGCGGCTGGCGGGCCTTGAGCTTGCTGGGGGCGGACATGGGTGTTCGCTTCTCTGGTCATGCGGCACCACCAGCAGATGGTGCAAAGTGTTGCGCGAGGGGTTAGCCCGCTCGCGCGAACGGGGCAAGTGAGGCGAGCGCCATGCAGGGCAACCGCCCGAAAGTTCTGGAATGGCCGCTGGCGCACTCAAGCCCTCCCCCCCGCTTGCGATGGGGAGGGTTGGGTGGGGGGCAGCGCCGCTCGGCACGACGATAAGGATGTGGAGTTCCGGCTTTCCCGCCCCCATCCCCAACCCTTCCCCGCCGCAAGCGGGGGGAAGGGGATGGCGCATGCCTTGTCCCGCCAGCGCAGCCGGCGTTAGGCCCCGGCGCAAGCTTGCGTTAGCATGTCGGCATAAAAAGGCTGGAGGGCGCCATGGCAGGCCGGCTTCTGACCCTGTTGACCTGCCTGTTGGTGGGGCTGTTGCTCGCCGCCTGCGGGCAGAGCGAAGCCGACCAGCGCCAGGCCTTCATCGCCTTCCTGCAGACGGAAGTGCTGCCGAAGCCCGGCGCGCGCGTACCGCAGCCCAACGCCGAGAAGCTCACATCCTTCGGCGACTATGCCGGACACTACGCCGTGATCACGCGGTTCCACGAGCGCATGAACGCCTCCGTCGCCAATCCGATGCAGGATGCGATGAGCAAGGGCATGCCGCGCTCGATCGAGGAGGTGGCGACGCGCAAGGCCGACATCGCGGCGGTGCGCGCCGGCTTCGTCAAGATGCGCGACGCGCTGGATCGCTCGGTCGCGACCGCGGATGCCGAGCGCGACGCGCTCAAGCAGCCGGCCGATCTGGCGAGCGTCTATGCGGCGACCTACGACAAGCTGGTGGCACAGCCGGTCGCGACGTTCCGCGAGATCTTTCCGCCGACCGACGACGCCTTCGG contains:
- the hisG gene encoding ATP phosphoribosyltransferase; the protein is MTEAPLAGDAPLVLAVPSKGRLQENATAFFGRAGLKFVKSRGERDYRGTIAGVEGAEVAFLSASEIVAQLASGAAHLGITGEDLVREQVADADAAVEMLTPLGFGHANVVVAVPQAWIDVRTMADLDDVASTMRIRQGRKLRVATKYVNLTRRYFASHGLADYRIVESLGATEGAPAAGTAEIVVDITTTGATLSANALKILDDGVMLASEANLVASVRAPWGERAKAAANAILSRIAAEEEARSVREIRARIDATSDMLGDLAGLFGARLPFGASMTGGIVTIHCPEKAVFALVEHLARAGADDVTVSAPAYVFRKANPLIERLQARI
- a CDS encoding DUF3053 family protein — its product is MAGRLLTLLTCLLVGLLLAACGQSEADQRQAFIAFLQTEVLPKPGARVPQPNAEKLTSFGDYAGHYAVITRFHERMNASVANPMQDAMSKGMPRSIEEVATRKADIAAVRAGFVKMRDALDRSVATADAERDALKQPADLASVYAATYDKLVAQPVATFREIFPPTDDAFGAVLELAELIDANRPAIRFNGAQMEINNIALRTKMQTAMTAMTSKQRAMIEAQQKLRRMVYGG
- the hisS gene encoding histidine--tRNA ligase, which encodes MSAPSKLKARQPRGFVDRGPADVAATERMLAVIRESFSRYGFDPVETPFVEYTDALGKFLPDQDRPNEGVFSFQDDDEQWLSLRYDLTAPLARYVAENFDALPKPYRSYRAGYVFRNEKPGPGRFRQFMQFDADIVGAGSVAADAEICMLAADTMEALGIKRGDYVVKVNNRKVLDGVMEAIGLGGEENAGRRLTVLRAIDKLDKFGPEGVRLLLGEGRKDESGDFTKGAGLNDEQSTYVLAVVQNETGYFAGSEPEFDTIKDWNKNFDQNASMREGFADLGQIHALVVAAGYGPDRIRIDPSVVRGLEYYTGPVYEVELTFPVTNDDGQVVRFGSVAGGGRYDGLVGRFRPEPVPATGFSIGVSRLYSALKAAKSPLVDAKSELPLVVVTAMDNKSPEFMPGYQAMVSQLRKAVDGNGKPLVRADLYLGSSGFNAQMKYADRRGAICAVIQGSSEREAGTVIIKDLILGAELAAASRDVKDSAEHKAKQAEAQFAVPLAELVDGVKRVLARHG
- a CDS encoding ATP phosphoribosyltransferase regulatory subunit produces the protein MPAIRASIETVIALFAREGYARAEPAILQPADVFLDLSGEDIRRRIFMTQDADGRDWCLRPEYTIPVALDHIASGLTEPAAYAYAGPVFRMRAGEPGEFAQAGLESFGRDDFAATDAEIMALTVEATAALGLASPKILMGDVALLGALLDGLSVPAGARRRLMRAVVQGSGTRAVDALDPPAADGDAAHAGLLKALEGQDPKAAKAFVEDVLSIAGISTVGGRSAGDIAERFLARAAERENPVNADVKALLAQVLAIRGDPDTASAALRALADQASLDLGRQLDAFDERTGFLAVRGVDVAAIAFQAAFARNLDYYTGFIFELHDEARGDGKPVAGGGRYDQVLGRLGAAAPIPAVGASIWLERLAGDAA
- a CDS encoding META domain-containing protein — protein: MIRRLGYAAALAVMAAPLLMPTDALAQRRQQMPSRQDLGTPQAAPAQQQEKNFPLGAAWSAVSMNGKPIADRRATLQVDANLRGTGFGGCNTFSASAYPLRQQGFAVGPLALTKRSCDKGLSDFERSFLTALRAARNWDLVDGKLVLKGGAGELRFDRAL
- a CDS encoding GIY-YIG nuclease family protein codes for the protein MNLEPSYVYIMTNKPRGTLYLGVTADPVRRVSEHKQLASRSFTARYNLEKLVWFELFDHIDLAIQRETSLKRWYREWKIELVEKANPQWRDLFEDICPT